In Flexistipes sp., the DNA window AGCCCCGTTTTCTTGTATCTGAAGGTGATTATGTTAAGAAAGGGGATGCGCTGTTTCTTCACAAAAAGAATGAGCGTATTAAATTTACGTCACCTGTGGCAGGAGAAGTAAAACGTATAAACAGGGGCGAAAAACGCAAATTTTTGTCCATTGTGATAAGAAAAAGCGGTGACGATTCCGTTACTTTTAATAAATACTCAAATTTAAACAATATTCCGGCGGAAGATATAAGGAATCAGCTCCTTGAATCGGGCTTGTGGACATCCTTTATATCCCGACCATACGGCAAAATTGCCGATCCTGAAACTGAGTCTCCGGATATTTTTATTACAGCAGCCGATACAAGACCTCTTGCTCCTGAAGTTGTAAAAGCTATAGATGATAATTTCGACAGTTTCTATGATGGAGTGGATGTTATCAGTTCTCTGACAAAATCCAAAGTTTTTGTGTGCATAGATGATGAAAATTTTTATATTCCCTCCGATCTGCCTGATAATGTGGAAATTGTCAGGTTTGACGGACCCCATCCCGCAGGGCTGGCGGGCACCCATATACATTTTTTATCCCCTGCAAGCCGGGAAAAGAGTGTCTGGCAGATCGGTTATCAGGATGTGATTGCTGCTGGAAAACTTTTCAGAACGGGTGAGATTTATACAAAAAGAGTTATTTCCATCGCCGGTGAAGGGGTGCGGGAACCGGCATTAATCCGAACAGATATCGGTGCCGATATATTTGACATTTTAAAGTCGAAACTTGTCAATGATAATGAACACCGTGTAATCTCCGGTTCTCCTCTTTACGGCAAAACGTGTGATGAGCCTGTTAATTTTCTCGGTAAATTTGATTATCAGGTTTCGGTTATACCCGAAGGTGGAGACAGGGAACTTTTCGGCTGGCTGATGCCGGGTAAGAATAAGTTTTCCGTTAAAAATGCATTTACAGGAAGTCTGTTTAAGAAAAAATTCAGTATAGATACTTCGGTGGGTGGCAGCAAAAGGGCTATTGTGCCTATAGGAAGTTATGAAAAGGTAATGCCTCTTGATATAATACCCACTTATCTTTTGAGATATCTGGAAGTAGGGGATATTGAAATAGCTGAGAAGCTGGGATGCATGGAGCTTCTTGAAGAGGATCTCTCTTTGTGCACTTTTGTCTGCCCAGGAAAAATCGACCACTGCAGGAATTTACGGGATGTCCTGACCACTATTGAGAAGGAAACATAGATGGGATTGAAAACGTTTTTTGAAAAACAGTCTGAAAATTTCCAAAAGGGCGGAAAATATTCCCTCTTTTATCCCATTTTTGAAATGGTGGATACTTTTCTTTATACACCTTCCGAGGTTAATAAAGGAAGTGTTCACATAAGGGATAGAATCGATTTAAAACGAATTATGAGTATCGTTGTTATTGCCCTTATACCGTGTGTTTTTATGGCACTTTTGAATACAGGGTTTCAGGCAAATCTTGCAGCAAGTAATCTGCCGGACGGTGCCGGCGGATGGCGGTTTGAAGTACTGCAAATACTGAGACTTTCTCCTGACAGCAGCAGTTTTTTCTCAAATATTGTATTGGGAGCCCTTTATTTTCTTCCTTTATACATAATGACACTTATTGTCGGAGGATTTTGGGAAGTTCTTTTTGCCATAGTGAGAAAACATGAAATTGCAGAGGCTTTCCTTGTAACCAGCTTGCTGTATCCTTTGATACTTCCCCCCGGGGTACCTTTGTGGCAGGCGGCTGTTGCGTTGTCACTGGGTATTGTTCTGGGAAAAGAGATTTTCGGAGGAACGGGAAGGAATGTTGTAAACCCCGCGCTTATTTCAAGAGCGATGCTGTTTTTTTCATATCCCGCTTCAATGTCCGGTGACAAGGTATGGGTTGCTGTGGACGGAGTAACCAAAGCCACACCGCTGACGTATGCTTCACACTCAGGTATGTCGGGAATGCAATACAGTCTCTGGGATGCTTTTATAGGATTTGTTCCCGGTTCGATGGGGGAAACGTCTGCACTTGCATGTCTTATAGGGGCATTTATACTAATTGTTACCGGTATAGGCTCATGGCGTATTATGCTCAGTATGCTTATTGGTATGCTGTGTTTCACTGGTTTGTTTTATATTATTGGCAGTGATACCAATCCGATGTTCAATGTCTCGCCTGTCTGGCATCTGGTTTCAGGAGGTTTTGCTTTCGGGCTCGTTTTTATGGCTACCGACCCTGTTTCAGCAGCAATAACCCAAACCGGTAAATATATTTACGGATTTTTAATCGGAGGGCTGACTGCCCTTATCAGAGTGGTGAACCCGGCTTTCCCCGAGGGAGTCATGCTTGCCATTATCTTTGGCAATATTTTTGCACCGATCATTGATAACTATGTTATCAATGCCAATATAAAAAGGAGAATGCGCCGAAATGAAGCGTGAAAGTGATCTGAGAATTTTTGTTGTGGCGCTTTCACTGGCACTTGTCTGTTCTGTTGTGGTCTCTGTCACTGCAGTTATGCTTCAGCCTATTCAGGCAAAAAATGCAACTATTAACAGAAACAGAAATGTTTTGATAGCATGCGGTGAATACAATCCCAAAGTTTCCATAAAAGAAGCTTTTAAAAATATACGGACAGGCTTTGTTAAACTTGGAACTGCTGAATTTGTTGAATCAGATGATTTGTCAGATTTTTACAGAAATTTTCAGCAGATAAGCACTTCTCCGAAAACTTCAGTAAATGTGCCGGATGATCTGCCTTCTATTGGCTATCCTACGGTACCAAAGCATATGCCCGCTTATATCCTTCAGGATGAAAACGGACAAATTTCTAAAGTGGTGATAATGGTATATGGAAAAGGATTGTGGTCAACGCTTTACGGTTTCCTTTCAGTAAAATCGGACGGCAGAACGGTGCAGGGACTGACGTTTTATCAGCACGGGGAGACTCCGGGACTGGGAGGAAAGGTTGACAATAAAGAATGGAAACAACAGTGGAATGGCAAAAAATTGTACGGAAAATCAGGGAATGTCCGCATAAGTGTGATAAAAGGAAATGTGGATGCTACAGCTGAGAATGCAAAATATAAAGTGGACGGTTTAAGCGGTGCCACTATGACGACAAACGGTGTGGACAATCTGATAAAATTTTGGGTGAGCGATTTCGCTTACGGTACATTTTTAAAAAGCCTGTCTAAATCGGGGGAAGTAAGTGAGTAAGACTCTCGGCATGCTGGTAGACCCTATTTTTAGGAATAATCCGATAGCTATTCAGGTTCTGGGGATATGCTCTGCCTTAGCTGTCACATCTAATATGAACACCACAGTTGTAATGAGCCTGGCAGTAATATTTGTGGTCAGTTTGTCCAATTTCTTTGTAAGTATAATGAGGAACTCTATCCCTTCGAGTATCAGAATTATTGTGGAGATGACTATAATAGCTACACTTGTGATCATTGCCGATCAGTTTATAAAAGCCTATTTTTTTGAGATCAGCCAGAAATTATCCGTTTTTGTCGGACTGATTATTACCAATTGTATCATACTGGGAAGAGCTGAAGGATTTGCCATGAAGAACCCTCCGTTTCAAAGCTTAGTGGATGGATTCGGCAATGCATTGGGATACAGTGTGATTTTACTGGTTGTTGGATTTTTCAGAGAGCTTATAGGCTCCGGAAGTTTGTTCGGAGTCCAGATTTTTCAGCTGGAATCTTCAGGCGGCTGGTACACTCCCAACGGCCTTTTTGTATTGGCTCCCAGCGCCTTTTTTATAATAGGGCTGATGATATGGGGGATAAAAATAGCCACGAAAAATTTTGAGGAGTAACCAAAATGGCAGAACATCTGCTCAGTTTGCTTGTTAAGTCGATTTTTGTTGAGAATATAGCGCTGGCTTTTTTCCTCGGTATGTGCACCTTTTTGGCTGTTTCAAAACAGGTGGAAACGGCAAAGGGGTTGGGGTTGGCTGTTATCCTTGTGCAGACAGTTACCGTACCGGCAAACAATATTATTTATCAGTTTCTGCTTAGAAAAGGCGCCCTTTCATGGCTGGGTTTTCCCAATGTGGATCTCACCTTTATTGGTTTGGTTACATACATTGTAGTGGTGGCAGGGATTGTGCAGGTTCTGGAAATGGCTATAGACAGATTTTTTCCGAAACTTTATGTTTCCCTTGGAATCTTTTTGCCGCTTATAACAGTGAACTGTGCTATTCTGGGTGGCTCGCTTTTCATGGTTCAAAGGGATTATAATTTCGCCGAAAGTGTGGTATACGGCTTCGGCTCAGGAACCGGCTGGGCTTTGGCAATTGTCGCTTTGGCGGGGATAAGAGAGAAGATGAAATACAGCGATGTGCCCAAAGGTCTTGAGGGTATCGGTATCACATTCATAGTAGCCGGAATAATGTCCATTGCATTTATGCTTTTTTCCGGCATCAAACTGTAGAGAGGTTTCGGGTTGACTGAAATTATACTTGGAATTGTTTTTTTTGTTGCGATTATTCTGCTTCTTGTGGGTATGATTATACAGGCAAAAAGACGTCTTGTCCCTTCGGGTGTTTTTGATGTCGTTATTAACGACGAAGATGATGAGCCTCTGAAGGTTTCCGCCAATGAAAAGCTGTTGTTTGCTCTGGCTGACAACGATATTTATGTTCCTTCAGCCTGCGGCGGAGGCGGAACTTGTGGTCAGTGCAAGGTAAAGGTTGTGGAAGGCGGCGGAGAGATCTTGCCGACGGAAAAATCCCATATTAATATACGTGAGGCGAAAGAGGGGTACCGGCTTTCGTGTCAGCTTTCTGTAAAAAATGATCTCAAATTAGAGCTGCCCCCGGAGATTTTTAAAGCCAAGGAGTGGCACTGCGAAGTAATTTCCAACAAAAATGTGGCGACTTTTATTAAAGAGCTTATTTTAAAACTACCGGAAGAAATGGATTTTGAAGCCGGGGGATATATACAGATGAAAGTACCCCCATATCATGTGAAATTTTCCGAATTTGATATTGATGAAAAATTTCATGAAGACTGGACAAGTGCCGGTCTGTGGGATATTGAGTCCAAGGTGGATGAGGAAATTATGCGGGCTTATTCTATGGCTAACTATCCCCTTGAGGAAGGTGTCCTTAAGCTTAATGTCAGAATTGCAACTCCTCCTCTGCATGAAAAAAATATCCCTCCGGGTAAAGCTTCCTCTTATATTTTTAGTTTAAAACCGGGTGACAAGGTCACGGTTTTGGGACCGTTCGGTGATTTTATGGCTTCGGATACCGATGCTGAGATGGTTTTTATAGGTGGAGGTGCCGGCATGGCTCCTTTAAGGTCAATTATTTTTGATCAGCTTTTGCGTGTTAAGACAGACAGAAAAATCAGTTTTTGGTACGGAGCCAGGAGTAAGAGAGAAATTTTTTATGAAGAAGATTTTGATAAGCTTGAGGAAGAATATGACAATTTTTCCTGGAAGATAGCCCTCTCTGATCCTTTGGATGAGGATAACTGGGAAGGGTATACAGGTTTTATTCATACTGTGGTTTATGAAAACTATCTAAAGAACCACCCGGCACCTGAGGATGTGGAATA includes these proteins:
- a CDS encoding Na(+)-translocating NADH-quinone reductase subunit A produces the protein MKTIHIKKGCDIPLKGAPVQEIRDEAAASEYAVLGDDFIGLKPRFLVSEGDYVKKGDALFLHKKNERIKFTSPVAGEVKRINRGEKRKFLSIVIRKSGDDSVTFNKYSNLNNIPAEDIRNQLLESGLWTSFISRPYGKIADPETESPDIFITAADTRPLAPEVVKAIDDNFDSFYDGVDVISSLTKSKVFVCIDDENFYIPSDLPDNVEIVRFDGPHPAGLAGTHIHFLSPASREKSVWQIGYQDVIAAGKLFRTGEIYTKRVISIAGEGVREPALIRTDIGADIFDILKSKLVNDNEHRVISGSPLYGKTCDEPVNFLGKFDYQVSVIPEGGDRELFGWLMPGKNKFSVKNAFTGSLFKKKFSIDTSVGGSKRAIVPIGSYEKVMPLDIIPTYLLRYLEVGDIEIAEKLGCMELLEEDLSLCTFVCPGKIDHCRNLRDVLTTIEKET
- a CDS encoding NADH:ubiquinone reductase (Na(+)-transporting) subunit B, which encodes MGLKTFFEKQSENFQKGGKYSLFYPIFEMVDTFLYTPSEVNKGSVHIRDRIDLKRIMSIVVIALIPCVFMALLNTGFQANLAASNLPDGAGGWRFEVLQILRLSPDSSSFFSNIVLGALYFLPLYIMTLIVGGFWEVLFAIVRKHEIAEAFLVTSLLYPLILPPGVPLWQAAVALSLGIVLGKEIFGGTGRNVVNPALISRAMLFFSYPASMSGDKVWVAVDGVTKATPLTYASHSGMSGMQYSLWDAFIGFVPGSMGETSALACLIGAFILIVTGIGSWRIMLSMLIGMLCFTGLFYIIGSDTNPMFNVSPVWHLVSGGFAFGLVFMATDPVSAAITQTGKYIYGFLIGGLTALIRVVNPAFPEGVMLAIIFGNIFAPIIDNYVINANIKRRMRRNEA
- a CDS encoding Na(+)-translocating NADH-quinone reductase subunit C → MKRESDLRIFVVALSLALVCSVVVSVTAVMLQPIQAKNATINRNRNVLIACGEYNPKVSIKEAFKNIRTGFVKLGTAEFVESDDLSDFYRNFQQISTSPKTSVNVPDDLPSIGYPTVPKHMPAYILQDENGQISKVVIMVYGKGLWSTLYGFLSVKSDGRTVQGLTFYQHGETPGLGGKVDNKEWKQQWNGKKLYGKSGNVRISVIKGNVDATAENAKYKVDGLSGATMTTNGVDNLIKFWVSDFAYGTFLKSLSKSGEVSE
- a CDS encoding NADH:ubiquinone reductase (Na(+)-transporting) subunit D, yielding MLVDPIFRNNPIAIQVLGICSALAVTSNMNTTVVMSLAVIFVVSLSNFFVSIMRNSIPSSIRIIVEMTIIATLVIIADQFIKAYFFEISQKLSVFVGLIITNCIILGRAEGFAMKNPPFQSLVDGFGNALGYSVILLVVGFFRELIGSGSLFGVQIFQLESSGGWYTPNGLFVLAPSAFFIIGLMIWGIKIATKNFEE
- the nqrE gene encoding NADH:ubiquinone reductase (Na(+)-transporting) subunit E, with the protein product MAEHLLSLLVKSIFVENIALAFFLGMCTFLAVSKQVETAKGLGLAVILVQTVTVPANNIIYQFLLRKGALSWLGFPNVDLTFIGLVTYIVVVAGIVQVLEMAIDRFFPKLYVSLGIFLPLITVNCAILGGSLFMVQRDYNFAESVVYGFGSGTGWALAIVALAGIREKMKYSDVPKGLEGIGITFIVAGIMSIAFMLFSGIKL
- the nqrF gene encoding NADH:ubiquinone reductase (Na(+)-transporting) subunit F, with product MTEIILGIVFFVAIILLLVGMIIQAKRRLVPSGVFDVVINDEDDEPLKVSANEKLLFALADNDIYVPSACGGGGTCGQCKVKVVEGGGEILPTEKSHINIREAKEGYRLSCQLSVKNDLKLELPPEIFKAKEWHCEVISNKNVATFIKELILKLPEEMDFEAGGYIQMKVPPYHVKFSEFDIDEKFHEDWTSAGLWDIESKVDEEIMRAYSMANYPLEEGVLKLNVRIATPPLHEKNIPPGKASSYIFSLKPGDKVTVLGPFGDFMASDTDAEMVFIGGGAGMAPLRSIIFDQLLRVKTDRKISFWYGARSKREIFYEEDFDKLEEEYDNFSWKIALSDPLDEDNWEGYTGFIHTVVYENYLKNHPAPEDVEYYLCGPPMMLKSALKMLDDLGVEEENIRFDDFGG